The Salmo trutta unplaced genomic scaffold, fSalTru1.1, whole genome shotgun sequence genome contains a region encoding:
- the LOC115189555 gene encoding uncharacterized protein LOC115189555, translated as MEEDLPHVGRFTMEEDLPHVGRFTMEEDLPHVGRFTMEDLPHVVGRFTMEEDLPHVVGRFTMEEDLPHVVGRFTMEEDLPHVVGRFTMEEDLPHVGRFTMEEDLPHVVERFTMEEDLPHVGSFTMEEDLPHVVGRFTMEEDLPHVVGRFTMEDLVVGRFTMEEDLVVGRFTMEEDLVVGSFTMEEDLVVGSFTMEEDLVVGRRTTN; from the exons ATGGAGGAGGACCTGCCGCACGTAGGGAGGTTTACCATGGAGGAGGACCTGCCGCACGTAGGGAGGTTTACCATGGAGGAGGACCTGCCGCACGTAGGGAGGTTTACCATGGAGGACCTGCCGCACGTTGTAGGGAGGTTTACCATGGAGGAGGACCTGCCACACGTTGTAGGGAGGTTTACCATGGAGGAGGACCTGCCACACGTTGTAGGGAGGTTTACCATGGAGGAGGACCTGCCACACGTTGTAGGGAGGTTTACCATGGAGGAGGACCTGCCACACGTAGGGAGGTTTACCATGGAGGAGGACCTGCCACACGTTGTAGAGAGGTTTACCATGGAGGAGGACCTGCCACACGTAGGGAGCTTTACCATGGAGGAGGACCTGCCACACGTTGTAGGGAGGTTTACCATGGAGGAGGACCTGCCACACGTTGTAGGGAG GTTTACCATGGAGGACCTTGTTGTAGGGAGGTTTACCATGGAGGAGGACCTTGTTGTAGGGAGGTTTACCATGGAGGAGGACCTTGTTGTGGGGAGCTTTACCATGGAGGAGGACCTTGTTGTAGGGAGCTTTACCATGGAGGAGGACCTTGTTGTAGGGAGGAGAACAACGAACTAG